GACAGACAGCAGCATCTCTAATCAATACAGTTCATACGTCAGCCTCCTCAACATGTCGTTTCTCATTTTCTTCAGAATACAAAAATCACacataatattaatattgaatggGATTACTTTATGACATAaaagttgtgagtgtgtgtttaaaaactgcttcttctgtatttctttgttttattcagcagctcctgaggaCATTTAAGCACCGAATGTTCAGTAGTTCTGGTAAACTAGTAATAAAGACAGGATTCTTGAAATTGTACAATATAATGGCATGTCTAAATACAGTTTAGGTACAGTGGCACTTGTAAACGAACGTGGATTGTTCCAAAttgtacattacatttttttcacaacaAATAATTGTAACTGCTGGAATGTCATGTATTTAGTTTAAGAGGaaagactgtttttttttgtgtttacttgtACTGTATGTTGGAACTAGATACTACAAGTTACCGTCATGCAGTATATAATCGTTTGGCTTTTTCTCATTTAAGAGTAATGGTCCATTGGTTGTTTTCTGGTAGCCTTGTATTGCTTTTTTCTACCCAACTGTGAATGCTGGTCTAACAAATCACCTTCTgggtgctgctgttgttgccacatcacaaaaaactgaaataaatcaaattaaaaaagcatatgaattaattGATGATTCCTGACATTTCTTTTTAGTCCTGTGTTAATAAATCTCATTTAGCCAAGAAAAATATTTGCAGATAGattgaatgaaaaataatcattggctgttttttttactaCAGAAATGAAATATATAGGTAATACAATCTTTGTAAACAAATACTAATACGATTAGCTTATATATTAGTACAATCATAAATATTTGTGCCTCCCCGGTCCTGCcagcaactttttattttttattattatataaaaatacagacaaataaggcacatttaagtttttttatcAACTATTTCAGTCTCAGGTTGAGCTGTAAAACAATGGCTGAAGGTTGGGCTTGCAATCGcccctctttaaaaaaaaatacatatacatttatatataaatacgaTTATTGAATGAACaattgtaaacacaaacaaatttgTATCGTAAATCACACTTTTAAAGGTCTATTCCTTCCACTCGAGTGttgaattattatatttaacataTATTAGTTATACGTTTAAGTTATAATATCATTTCATGTAAGTAGTTGAACTAGGCCCTAGTTCTAGGGGCTAAGTTAAATTACTTTGTCCTAAAGTACTTTTAGTTGATAACGTGCAAGAATATTATGCATTGATAACGTGTTCTTATAAacaatttattattaatgtatttaattatatacaaagttgtttaatttaattcgCAGCTCAACTACTTACATTAAGTTTACATTACGTACTTCTCACATGTTAACGCAACATAAATATTAGCGTAATAATCACGTGTAGTTTGCGCGTTACGAAAGCGCCGGTTTTTTTGTCCTCTTTGCCTTCCCGTACTCCTGGACTGTAGTCCGCGGTGTGTGTAGAGGATCCAGTCCGGAGGCAGCAGCTGTCAGTGCTGGTACTTGTGTCTCTGAGAAGGTAATGAACACGTGGATTTCACTGTCTCATCGGTACTGTACCGTGTGAGGGCTGCAGGACGGTGGTACCGCAGAgcaacagctgcagcaggttcGAGCTCCCTCTGGAGCCGTAGTTGCTGTTTACATTAGCTAGCCCTGCTAACTAGCATGGCTAGCTATTGCACGGCTACTCCCTAAAGTTGCCTGTCTACTTATTTAGCTTGATTACATTCCTTGTTATGTTTGGTTGTTGGCCTCtgaccacaacaacacacatggCTAAGTAGTCTAATGTTAAACATTAAAGTCATTAAAACACGACTTTGTCTAATGTCGATAAAGTTTACTTGTGCTCGCTAGCTAGCTGTTGGGCTACAGTGTAGCTTAACGAGAgctgatgtaatgtaatgtcatgaCTCAGGTCCCAGTTTATTAAAcactgttaaataaatgttaaactaATCCAGTGTCATTCAGAAATTCTACAATAAATCTTCATTGTGGTCGTGAAGCCCAGTTTGTGTCGTAGCTGTTTTTCCTGTATGATCACTTGTCAGGCTGAAGTAAGAGGAGCTGTGGAACTGATCCATCATAACGGGGgacagttgtttatttgtttctttacatCTTGTTCAAACGGATCAGTGTGTGTAGCAAAAACCAGCAGCCCAAACAACAGCATTCAAAATGATCACACAGTGGAGTCAACActaaaatatttcaataattcTGAAGAGAGGATTTATGACTGGACTGTATTAACATGAGTGAACTTCTTCAACTGACCATTGACTGTGCAATGATCAATGTCAGTTTATTAATGTAGCTGATGGTTCAGCtgtttctgctgttttctgCTGTTCATTCGCCAAAACCTCCTGCACACTTTCAACGATTTCAACATCCAAATGTTTCAGCTTGTTCAGGACATTCCTACTCATTGCTCTTTTTTCAACTCCTTGTACTGATTGAAATATTCACCCTCTTCTGCAGTTCTTGCAGTTACAAACAACTCCTGCATATTTTAACCAATTTCAACCCTTTACTTCAAACACTCAATAGTTTGGCTCGTTCAGGACGTTCCCACTctcatttattctttttttcaaactctTGTCATCAtggaaataatttttttgtctttgatcGATACAATCTGCTGCAGAATTTAACCAATTTCAACCCttcaaattcagtttttttaatttatttgaaggTTGGTTAAATCAAGGACTTTGACTTGTGGCTTCTGCTTCTGACCATCATCACATTTTCAAGAGTCAGCAGGATAACAAGTAACAAATGTTTGATTAAATAAGTCAATCCACAAAAGCGATAGCTTATAAGGTAGTAAGGTCAACAGttgcttttgtgtttgtattgatcTGATGTCTGTTGTCTTGGCCATTGCAACAGCCGTGTTTGGAACTGCTTTACTTTGACaatgatggattgatggattgatgtcACTCGTGTCATTGTTCTTGCAGGAATGTAAATGTCTGAGGACAGGGAAGCCCAGGAGGATGAGCTGCTTGCTTTAGCAAGTATTTACGATGAGGATGAGTTCCGCCGAGCCGAGTCGGCTCAGGGGGGAGAGATTCAGCTCTGTTTGGAGCTTCCTCCTGATTTCAAAATTGTTGTTAAAGGTAATTGTAATAATGCTTTATTGTACAAAGTACAGTGCTGTGAGAAAGTGACGTACTTCAGATGTTTTGATGCTTATTCATCATGTAATGCCATGTGGGACGTGTCTGATCTCAGATCTTCTATCTGTTGCAGGAGAGAACAAATCAGAATACAATGTCTGCTTCTTGCCTCCTCTGGTGCTCAACTTCGAGCTTCCTGCAGAATATCCTTCCACTTTATCACCAATCTTCACTCTCAGCTCCAAATGGATAACCAGAGCACAGGTAAGAATAAGCCCAAATCAAGAATGATACCACCAACCCCATTTTTCTGTCCAAGCTCTGGAAAGCCGCCAAgatatttgagttcattatCTTGTCTCTTGCCTCTTGTGATTTGTTTCTACCATAAAGATGTTACTGCAGTAAACAGAATCACTTAAACTTCATCACCCTCAATAacagctttttctctttttccgcTTTCCCTCATCAGATGAGTTCTCTGTGCAGACGTCTGGATGAGCTGTGGGAGGAGAACCAGGGCTGCGTGATTCTGTTCACATGGATCCAGCTTCTCAAAGAGGAGGCTGTGGACTTTCTTGGCATCCAGTCTCCCCTTGAAGTCACCAGGGGAGGAAGTAAGGCAGGTGGGGAGCGCAGGAAAACCGACCCAGCAGCTACAGGTatagtatttctttttttgtgatgCATGAACATTAGCAAAGATAAGAAGGGGAGTATAGATCATGTTGTATTTTGTAATCTCACCTCATTTAAAGTTATACTGAGAAGGTGAGAGCAAGTACACTGTTATgctgtgattttattttttgctaaAGTATGTGTGAGGCATGATTGAGTGAATTATGATTCCATAGAGTAAATTGTATAGATGTCCACTTAATTAAAACGTGATTTACTTGCTTCTTGAAATTTGATTCAATCCTTTACCTGTTATCCTCAGCTCTGACGCAGCCTGGGAGTCTTTCTGAAAACgctgaggggaagaaaagagaagtgaaGAAAGGAAAGTCTGAAATGCAGTTGGCGGCGTCTTCTCAACTGGACCCGCGGACCGTCCTGTTGAGGGACCCACATTCTGACCTCCTACCTCAGCTCCTGGACTTTGATGAGGCGCAGCGCCAGAAGGTGTTCGACAGCAAAGGGTTCTGCTGTGGGATCTGCTTCTTAGAGAAGCTGGGCTCCATGTGCCTCTGCTTTAAGGAGTGCCAGCACGTCTACTGCAAGGCCTGCATGACCGAATACTTCCAGATCCAAATACGGGACGGCAACGTTCAGTGCCTTAATTGCCCTGAGACAAAATGTACCTCCTTAGCCACACCATCGCAGGTACGGTACGTTCACACGGTATGAGTGTATATCTGTGTTTTAGTTCTAAAATCATTTTACACTGTGACTTCCCAAGGTTCAACTTCCAAGCTTCCCAGCTTTATCAAACCTATTATACCAATCGCTCCTCTGTTTCCCTGCCTCTGTCTTAACTCTGCAGGTGaagcagctggtggatgaagAGCTGTTCGCCCGTTATGACCGCTTGCTGCTTCAGTCGTCTCTGGACCTCATGGCCGACGTGGTCTACTGTCCCCGTCAGTCCTGCGGCACCGCCGTCATGGTGGAGCCAGACACGACCATGGGCATTTGCACTGCCTGCCAGTATGCTTTCTGTACGCTGTGCAAGCTCGGCTATCACGGCGTCTCCAATTGTAAAATCCCTGCAGGTAATGTTATTGGAAATATAGTAGTAATgttaataagaataagaataagttATTATTTCAGTATTGTTATATAGTGGTTAAGTTTATTACTCCTGACACTTTGGTATGGACACTGCCCTTCAATTCAAACACGTAGATTTGTAACATGTCCTGTGATTTTACcaggtgtttttgttttaatggatAAAAATCGAAAGTGTAAATAAAGAATCGAGTTATCTCACTGTTTATCCGCTGTATTTCGCTTTATCATTTTATGTTGCTTCTTTTAGAATAAACGGACATTTTTTAGATTAACTGCTTCTGGGTAAAGCTGTTCATtcataaattaattaaa
This genomic window from Pleuronectes platessa chromosome 15, fPlePla1.1, whole genome shotgun sequence contains:
- the rnf14 gene encoding E3 ubiquitin-protein ligase RNF14, with the translated sequence MSEDREAQEDELLALASIYDEDEFRRAESAQGGEIQLCLELPPDFKIVVKGENKSEYNVCFLPPLVLNFELPAEYPSTLSPIFTLSSKWITRAQMSSLCRRLDELWEENQGCVILFTWIQLLKEEAVDFLGIQSPLEVTRGGSKAGGERRKTDPAATALTQPGSLSENAEGKKREVKKGKSEMQLAASSQLDPRTVLLRDPHSDLLPQLLDFDEAQRQKVFDSKGFCCGICFLEKLGSMCLCFKECQHVYCKACMTEYFQIQIRDGNVQCLNCPETKCTSLATPSQVKQLVDEELFARYDRLLLQSSLDLMADVVYCPRQSCGTAVMVEPDTTMGICTACQYAFCTLCKLGYHGVSNCKIPADELRNLRDEYLSATSQGKKFLEQRFGKRVIQKAVEESFSRDWLNENCKSCPRCGTNIQKVDGCNKMTCTSCKQYFCWLCLGVLSRVNPYSHFNNTHSPCYNQLFQGVDLDDEDALWSDEED